A genomic region of Rhodanobacter sp. contains the following coding sequences:
- a CDS encoding MASE1 domain-containing protein: MQSRAKAIRIAQFAGIALVYCISMILVRYLSLANWLILTGFHLTVLLLAPYRYWPALIAGDAARLAWISATCYAQFGLLWALVNLVPMICYLGPLVWLARERWRLAPERREVAVPALVLCALLASMIATLVIIGQIAITPKPSGYVVQYGGLLARLTLGNFLGALTVTPIALAAARAVRITPPGRWLSGLLDSRLVADGVLLLVPLLIFLVWAGNANAHARGAFQMAMFLPVTWMALRHGWIGAALGGACASLAIMALMPATADTVTLQAEALLAMAISTMLLLSARISAADERAVQDRQDLSRALALAQRNAYLGEAHLRTAATALDQIGQSVHAAFLLMLGRLRHLQPALDEASYNRHAFDAHDQLDRLSDGLYPTALRDRDLIEALSQGPTARTLNEAGACYHADTRGPVSLLQPVVRVTIYRIVAEAIALRCVTESYSDFHVRVRCFRGPQPWAVVRIDALRHPEHIHRLRWPMLRERLLRVTSGLGAVAIADRAATFEGYARERPIANGVRMSALLKNPAAEAAGSMLLTTNC, from the coding sequence ATGCAAAGCAGAGCAAAAGCCATCCGGATAGCGCAATTCGCGGGTATCGCCCTCGTCTACTGCATCAGCATGATCCTGGTTCGTTACCTCTCCCTTGCCAATTGGCTCATCCTCACCGGATTCCATCTCACCGTATTGTTGCTGGCCCCCTATCGGTACTGGCCAGCGTTGATCGCAGGCGACGCCGCGCGCCTGGCCTGGATCTCGGCCACCTGCTATGCGCAGTTCGGCCTGCTCTGGGCCTTGGTCAATCTGGTCCCCATGATTTGCTACCTGGGCCCGCTGGTCTGGTTGGCGCGAGAGCGCTGGCGCCTGGCCCCGGAACGGCGCGAGGTGGCAGTGCCTGCCCTGGTGCTCTGCGCACTACTGGCCTCAATGATCGCCACCCTGGTCATCATCGGCCAGATCGCCATCACACCCAAGCCCTCCGGCTACGTGGTGCAGTACGGCGGATTGCTGGCTCGGTTGACCTTGGGCAACTTCCTCGGCGCGCTCACGGTGACGCCGATCGCGCTGGCCGCTGCCCGGGCGGTGCGCATCACGCCGCCAGGGCGATGGCTCAGCGGCCTGCTGGACAGCCGGCTGGTGGCCGACGGCGTACTGCTGTTGGTTCCTTTGCTGATCTTCCTGGTCTGGGCAGGCAATGCCAATGCGCATGCGCGCGGCGCCTTCCAGATGGCGATGTTTCTGCCGGTGACGTGGATGGCCCTGCGTCACGGCTGGATCGGCGCTGCATTGGGCGGCGCCTGTGCAAGCCTGGCCATCATGGCCCTGATGCCCGCCACTGCGGACACCGTCACGCTGCAGGCCGAGGCCCTGCTCGCGATGGCCATATCCACCATGCTCCTGCTCAGCGCGCGGATCAGCGCCGCGGACGAGCGAGCGGTTCAAGATCGACAGGATTTAAGCCGCGCCCTGGCTTTGGCCCAGCGCAATGCCTACCTGGGAGAAGCGCATCTGCGAACCGCCGCCACCGCGCTCGACCAGATCGGGCAGTCCGTGCATGCAGCGTTTCTATTGATGCTCGGACGACTGCGCCATTTACAGCCAGCACTCGACGAAGCCAGCTACAACCGGCATGCGTTCGACGCCCACGATCAGCTCGACCGCCTCTCCGACGGCCTCTACCCGACCGCCTTGCGCGACCGGGATCTGATCGAAGCCCTGAGCCAAGGGCCAACGGCCCGAACTCTGAACGAGGCCGGCGCGTGTTATCACGCGGACACGCGCGGACCCGTCAGCCTGCTCCAGCCAGTGGTGCGGGTAACCATCTACCGCATTGTGGCCGAGGCCATCGCCTTGCGTTGCGTCACCGAGAGTTATTCGGACTTCCACGTGCGCGTGCGCTGTTTCCGCGGGCCACAGCCTTGGGCCGTGGTACGGATCGACGCGCTGCGCCACCCCGAACACATCCATCGCCTTCGCTGGCCCATGCTGAGAGAACGTCTACTCCGGGTTACCAGCGGCCTCGGCGCCGTGGCTATTGCCGATCGGGCCGCCACGTTCGAGGGCTATGCGCGCGAGCGCCCGATCGCCAACGGGGTGCGGATGAGCGCTTTGCTCAAAAACCCGGCGGCCGAAGCCGCCGGGAGCATGCTCTTGACCACGAACTGTTAG
- a CDS encoding rhomboid family intramembrane serine protease, with amino-acid sequence MMTWSAHLFVHVETRRRQQWQWATLLIVSFCVVCFVWLALMPPQRRLAVLLEWGTVPANIFDTHQPLWPQLTDPSLLRLFTALFIHVTWLHLLGNLLFLMIFGLPGERALGSLRFLLLFVLGGIVANLIGALSLAGVRLPIIGCSGAVSAVVGTYVALFPRARLGLVLPLGLYLEFVRVPAFVLIGIWVLLQLLFSYAGPSYGAYVWWAHIGGFLFGLVFAVFSRDAIARRLRH; translated from the coding sequence ATGATGACGTGGAGCGCGCACTTGTTCGTACATGTCGAGACACGCCGGCGGCAGCAATGGCAATGGGCTACCTTGCTCATCGTCAGCTTCTGTGTCGTATGTTTTGTCTGGCTCGCCCTCATGCCGCCACAGCGGCGCCTGGCGGTGCTGCTGGAATGGGGAACCGTGCCGGCGAATATCTTCGACACGCATCAGCCCTTGTGGCCACAGCTGACCGACCCCTCCCTTTTGCGCCTCTTCACGGCGCTGTTCATCCATGTCACGTGGCTGCACCTGCTCGGCAACCTGCTGTTCCTGATGATCTTCGGCTTGCCGGGCGAGCGCGCGCTGGGTTCGCTGCGCTTTTTGCTGCTGTTCGTGCTCGGCGGCATCGTGGCGAACCTGATCGGCGCATTGTCGCTGGCAGGGGTGCGGTTGCCGATCATCGGCTGCAGCGGCGCGGTATCGGCGGTGGTCGGCACCTATGTCGCGTTGTTTCCCCGCGCGCGCCTGGGGCTGGTGTTGCCGCTGGGCCTGTATCTGGAATTCGTGCGCGTGCCGGCCTTCGTGCTGATCGGCATATGGGTGCTGCTGCAGTTGCTCTTCAGCTATGCCGGCCCGAGCTATGGCGCCTACGTGTGGTGGGCGCACATAGGCGGATTCCTTTTCGGGCTGGTGTTCGCCGTGTTCTCGCGCGATGCGATCGCGCGGCGCTTGCGGCATTAG
- a CDS encoding glutamine amidotransferase → MKPVLIIRTGCAPDAIRARHGDFAHWFRLGASLSPQRVHVVDVQNGDRLPAPASVAGALITGSAAMVTERAAWSERTAGWIRDAMDAELPLFGVCFGHQLMAHALGGRVDYLPGGREIGTHAIETLDAATRDPLAIRLPSSFRAHTTHEQSVLETPAGATVLARSARDPHQLLRYGAKAVSTQFHPEFSADVMRAYIRRKRNDMRREGSDPQRCFQDVGATPVARRLLLDFARRHGLSLPR, encoded by the coding sequence ATGAAGCCCGTCCTGATTATCCGCACCGGCTGCGCGCCGGACGCCATCCGTGCCCGTCACGGCGATTTCGCACACTGGTTCCGGCTTGGCGCGTCCCTGTCGCCGCAGCGGGTCCATGTCGTCGACGTGCAGAACGGCGATCGTTTGCCGGCGCCGGCTTCGGTGGCCGGCGCCTTGATCACCGGTTCGGCCGCCATGGTCACCGAACGCGCCGCGTGGAGCGAACGCACGGCAGGATGGATCCGCGACGCGATGGACGCGGAACTTCCGCTGTTTGGCGTCTGCTTCGGCCATCAGCTGATGGCGCACGCGCTGGGCGGGCGGGTGGACTACCTGCCCGGAGGCCGCGAGATCGGCACGCATGCCATCGAGACGCTGGATGCCGCCACGCGCGATCCGCTGGCCATCCGATTGCCGTCGAGTTTTCGCGCCCACACCACGCACGAACAGAGCGTGCTGGAAACCCCGGCCGGCGCCACCGTGCTGGCACGCTCCGCGCGCGATCCGCATCAATTGCTGCGTTACGGAGCGAAGGCCGTCAGCACGCAATTCCATCCCGAATTCAGCGCCGACGTGATGCGCGCCTACATCCGCCGCAAGCGCAACGACATGCGCCGCGAGGGCTCCGATCCGCAACGGTGTTTTCAGGATGTCGGCGCCACGCCCGTGGCGCGCCGGCTATTGCTGGATTTCGCCCGCCGCCACGGGCTGTCCTTGCCGCGCTAA
- a CDS encoding GspE/PulE family protein, translating into MAASPQIATLLGRRGRLELDELLAALVVDGYVNADSAKQVRMGSRAGRSVVELHPLVLIANAKLPSLREPGRPLSLENLVEWLAGHAGLPYLKIDPMKVNVAAVTQVVSHAYAQRHRILPVAMGPGEVTFATAEPFDAAWAKDLSQMLRRDVHRVVSNPLDINRYLQEFYGVQRSIQLAQDAKNGGYDTSALLNFEQLVELGKSGEVGADDRHVVHIVDWLLQYAFEQRASDIHLEPRREAGQMRFRIDGVMHKVFELPPPVMTAVTARIKILARMDVAEKRRPQDGRIKTRSSTGREVELRVSSMPTAFGEKMVLRIFDPDLVVKDFAQLGFSEREAAQWRQMVERPHGIVLVTGPTGSGKTTTLYSTLKHLATPAMNVCTVEDPIEMVSPEFNQMQVQPSIDLDFAAGVRTLLRQDPDIIMVGEIRDLETAQMAVQASLTGHLVLSTLHTNDAPSAVTRLLDLGVPHYLIQSTLTGVVAQRLVRTLCPYCKREAAQDAHEWNALTHGWPLPVPEKVCAPVGCLECRNTGFMGRTGIYEMMPVSPRLRALVSAQLDLGNFGRNALSEGMRPLRISAAEQVARGLTTVQEVLAVLPPTDMPDDSATAQTA; encoded by the coding sequence ATGGCCGCATCACCGCAAATCGCTACCCTGCTCGGCCGCCGCGGCCGGCTGGAACTTGACGAGCTGCTTGCCGCGCTGGTGGTGGACGGCTACGTCAACGCCGATAGCGCCAAGCAGGTGCGCATGGGCTCGCGCGCCGGACGCAGCGTGGTGGAGTTGCACCCGCTGGTGCTGATCGCCAACGCCAAGCTGCCCAGCCTGCGCGAACCCGGCCGCCCGTTGAGCCTGGAGAACCTGGTCGAATGGCTGGCCGGGCACGCCGGACTGCCCTACCTCAAGATCGACCCGATGAAGGTCAACGTGGCCGCGGTCACCCAGGTGGTGAGCCACGCCTACGCGCAACGGCACCGCATCCTGCCGGTAGCGATGGGGCCGGGCGAAGTGACCTTCGCCACCGCCGAGCCGTTCGACGCGGCATGGGCGAAGGATCTCTCGCAGATGCTGCGCCGCGACGTGCATCGCGTGGTGTCCAACCCGCTGGACATCAACCGCTACCTGCAGGAGTTCTACGGCGTCCAGCGCTCGATCCAGCTGGCGCAGGATGCAAAGAACGGCGGCTACGACACCTCGGCCCTGCTCAACTTCGAGCAGCTCGTCGAACTCGGCAAGAGCGGCGAGGTGGGCGCGGACGACCGCCACGTTGTGCACATCGTCGACTGGCTGCTGCAGTACGCCTTCGAACAACGCGCCTCGGACATCCACCTGGAGCCGCGCCGCGAGGCCGGCCAGATGCGCTTCCGCATCGACGGCGTGATGCACAAGGTGTTCGAACTGCCGCCGCCGGTGATGACCGCGGTGACCGCCCGCATCAAGATCCTCGCGCGCATGGACGTGGCCGAGAAGCGCCGCCCGCAGGACGGCCGCATCAAGACCCGCTCGTCCACCGGGCGCGAAGTCGAACTGCGCGTCTCCAGCATGCCTACCGCCTTCGGCGAAAAGATGGTGCTGCGCATCTTCGATCCCGACTTGGTGGTAAAGGATTTCGCCCAGCTCGGCTTTTCCGAACGCGAGGCCGCGCAGTGGCGGCAGATGGTGGAGCGCCCGCACGGCATCGTGCTGGTCACCGGCCCCACCGGCTCGGGCAAGACCACCACGCTGTACTCCACGCTCAAGCACCTGGCCACGCCGGCGATGAACGTGTGCACGGTGGAAGACCCCATCGAAATGGTGTCGCCCGAGTTCAACCAGATGCAGGTGCAGCCTTCGATCGACCTGGATTTCGCCGCCGGCGTGCGCACCCTGCTGCGGCAGGACCCGGACATCATCATGGTCGGCGAAATCCGCGACCTGGAAACCGCGCAGATGGCGGTGCAGGCGTCGCTCACCGGCCACCTGGTGCTCTCCACCCTGCACACCAACGACGCGCCCAGCGCGGTGACGCGCCTGCTCGACCTGGGCGTGCCGCATTACCTGATCCAGTCCACGCTTACCGGCGTGGTGGCGCAACGGCTGGTGCGCACCCTGTGTCCCTACTGCAAACGCGAAGCCGCGCAGGATGCTCACGAATGGAACGCCCTGACCCACGGCTGGCCCTTGCCCGTGCCGGAGAAGGTCTGCGCACCGGTCGGCTGCCTCGAATGCCGCAACACCGGCTTCATGGGCCGCACCGGCATCTACGAGATGATGCCGGTCTCGCCGCGCCTGCGTGCGCTTGTTTCGGCGCAACTGGATCTGGGCAACTTCGGCCGAAACGCGCTGTCCGAGGGCATGCGCCCGCTGCGCATTTCCGCCGCCGAACAGGTGGCTCGCGGACTCACCACCGTGCAGGAAGTGCTGGCCGTGCTGCCGCCCACAGACATGCCCGACGATTCCGCAACCGCCCAGACCGCATGA
- the glyQ gene encoding glycine--tRNA ligase subunit alpha, with product MSARTFQDVIQTLNRYWAAQGCVLLQPLDTEVGAGTFHPATFLRSLGPEPWSAAYVQPSRRPTDGRYGENPNRLQHYYQYQVVMKPNPENILELYIGSLKELGLDPQVHDLRFVEDNWESPTLGAWGLGWEVWLNGMEVTQFTYFQQAGGLECRPVTGEITYGLERLAMYLQNVDNVYDLVWTDGPHGTVTYGDVFHQNEVEQSTYNFEHANVPELLRWFDVCEATANQLIAANLPLPAYEQVMKASHTFNLLDARRAISVTERQRYILRVRTLARSVAETYVAQREKLGFPGLRKHTKEQAA from the coding sequence ATGTCCGCGCGCACTTTCCAGGATGTGATCCAGACCCTCAACCGCTACTGGGCGGCGCAGGGTTGCGTCTTGCTGCAGCCGCTCGATACCGAGGTCGGCGCCGGCACTTTCCACCCCGCCACCTTCCTGCGCTCGCTCGGGCCCGAGCCGTGGTCGGCCGCCTACGTGCAGCCGTCGCGCCGGCCCACCGATGGCCGCTATGGCGAGAATCCGAACCGCCTGCAGCATTACTACCAGTACCAGGTGGTGATGAAGCCGAACCCGGAGAACATCCTCGAGTTGTACATCGGCTCGTTGAAGGAACTCGGCCTCGATCCGCAGGTGCACGACCTGCGCTTCGTCGAGGACAACTGGGAGTCGCCCACGCTGGGTGCCTGGGGCCTGGGCTGGGAAGTCTGGCTCAACGGCATGGAAGTCACCCAGTTCACCTATTTCCAGCAGGCCGGCGGGCTCGAATGCCGCCCGGTCACCGGCGAGATCACCTACGGCCTCGAACGCCTGGCGATGTACCTGCAGAACGTGGACAACGTCTACGACCTGGTATGGACGGACGGCCCGCACGGCACGGTCACCTACGGCGACGTGTTCCACCAGAACGAAGTGGAACAGAGCACCTACAACTTCGAGCATGCGAACGTGCCCGAGCTGCTGCGCTGGTTCGACGTGTGCGAGGCCACCGCCAACCAGCTGATCGCCGCCAACCTGCCGCTGCCGGCCTACGAGCAGGTGATGAAGGCCAGCCACACCTTCAACCTGCTCGATGCGCGCCGCGCGATCAGCGTCACCGAGCGCCAGCGCTACATCCTGCGCGTGCGCACGCTGGCGCGCAGCGTGGCCGAAACCTACGTGGCGCAGCGCGAGAAGCTCGGTTTCCCGGGCCTGAGGAAGCACACCAAGGAGCAGGCCGCATGA